One genomic segment of Sminthopsis crassicaudata isolate SCR6 chromosome 4, ASM4859323v1, whole genome shotgun sequence includes these proteins:
- the TWIST2 gene encoding twist-related protein 2, with amino-acid sequence MEEGSSSPVSPVDSLGTSEEELERQPKRFGRKRRYSKKSSEDGSPTPGKRGKKGSPSAQSYEELQSQRILANVRERQRTQSLNEAFAALRKIIPTLPSDKLSKIQTLKLAARYIDFLYQVLQSDEMDNKMSSCSYVAHERLSYAFSVWRMEGAWSMSASH; translated from the coding sequence atggaggaaggcTCCAGCTCTCCGGTGTCTCCCGTGGACAGCTTAGGCACCAGCGAAGAGGAGCTCGAGAGGCAACCCAAGAGGTTTGGCAGGAAGAGGAGGTACAGCAAGAAATCCAGTGAAGATGGCAGCCCCACCCCGGGCAAGCGGGGGAAGAAGGGCAGCCCCAGCGCGCAGTCCTATGAGGAGCTGCAGAGCCAGCGGATCTTGGCCAACGTCCGGGAGAGGCAGAGGACGCAGTCCCTGAACGAAGCCTTCGCCGCCCTGCGCAAGATCATCCCCACGCTGCCCTCGGACAAACTCAGCAAAATCCAGACCCTCAAGCTGGCCGCTCGCTACATAGACTTCCTCTACCAGGTGCTGCAGAGCGACGAGATGGACAATAAGATGAGCAGCTGCAGCTACGTGGCCCACGAGAGGCTCAGTTACGCCTTCTCCGTGTGGAGGATGGAAGGCGCGTGGTCCATGTCGGCGTCCCACTAG